Proteins encoded in a region of the Cyanobacteriota bacterium genome:
- a CDS encoding CDP-glucose 4,6-dehydratase, whose translation MNPTFWAGKKVLITGHTGFKGSWLSLWLQQLGATVIG comes from the coding sequence ATGAATCCTACATTTTGGGCTGGAAAAAAAGTTCTCATTACAGGTCACACTGGATTCAAGGGAAGTTGGTTGTCTCTGTGGCTACAGCAACTAGGTGCTACTGTTATTGGC